A single region of the Selenomonas sp. oral taxon 920 genome encodes:
- a CDS encoding terminase large subunit: protein MRKLTDYTPTKFMAEDAHYDKAAADYAVGFIECLRHTKGTWAGKPFELIDWQERIIRDIFGILKPNGYRQFNTAYVELPKKQGKSELAAAVALLLCCGDGEERAEVYGCAADRQQASIVFEVAADMVRMCPALSKRVKILASQKRMVYLPTNSFYQVLSAEAYSKHGFNIHGVVFDELHTQPNRKLFDVMTKGSGDARMQPLYFLITTAGTDTQSICYETHQKAKDILEGRKIDPTFYPVIYGAKEDEDWTDPEVWKRSNPSLGITVGIDKVQAACDSARQNPAEENSFRQLRLNQWVKQSVRWMPMDKWDACSAPVDAESLEGRVCYGGLDLSSTMDITAFVLVFPPTEEDDPFAVLPYFWIPEENIDLRVQRDHVPYDVWERQGYLQTTEGNVVHYGFIEAFIERLGEKYNIREIAFDRWGAVQMVQNLEGMGFTVVPFGQGFKDMSPPTKELMKLTLEKKIAHGGNPVMRWMADNIFIRTDPAGNIKADKEKSTEKIDGVIALIMALDRAIRCGNDTSASVYDERGILLL, encoded by the coding sequence TTGCGAAAACTGACGGACTACACACCAACGAAGTTCATGGCAGAGGACGCGCACTATGACAAAGCCGCTGCGGATTATGCCGTAGGCTTTATCGAGTGTCTGCGCCATACGAAGGGGACGTGGGCAGGAAAGCCCTTCGAACTCATCGACTGGCAGGAGCGCATTATCCGAGACATCTTTGGAATTTTGAAGCCGAATGGCTATCGTCAGTTCAACACGGCGTATGTTGAGCTGCCCAAGAAGCAAGGAAAATCAGAGCTTGCCGCCGCCGTTGCACTGCTTCTCTGTTGTGGCGATGGCGAGGAGCGTGCCGAGGTGTACGGCTGTGCCGCTGATCGTCAGCAGGCGAGTATCGTATTCGAGGTCGCAGCAGATATGGTGCGTATGTGTCCCGCACTCAGCAAGCGGGTGAAGATCCTTGCCTCCCAGAAGCGGATGGTGTATCTGCCGACGAACAGTTTCTATCAGGTACTTTCGGCAGAGGCATACTCGAAGCACGGCTTCAATATTCACGGCGTTGTGTTTGATGAGCTGCACACGCAGCCGAACCGCAAGCTCTTTGATGTCATGACAAAAGGATCCGGCGATGCGCGTATGCAGCCGCTCTACTTTCTCATCACCACAGCAGGGACGGATACGCAGTCCATCTGCTACGAGACGCACCAGAAAGCAAAAGACATTCTGGAAGGGAGAAAGATTGATCCGACCTTCTATCCTGTAATTTACGGAGCGAAGGAGGATGAGGACTGGACAGACCCGGAGGTCTGGAAGCGCTCGAATCCGTCGCTCGGCATCACGGTCGGTATCGACAAGGTACAGGCGGCTTGTGACTCTGCACGGCAGAATCCTGCCGAGGAGAACAGCTTCCGTCAGCTGCGCCTGAATCAGTGGGTGAAGCAGTCCGTTCGGTGGATGCCGATGGATAAGTGGGATGCGTGTTCCGCCCCTGTTGACGCTGAGTCCTTAGAGGGCCGTGTCTGCTACGGCGGTCTTGACCTTTCCTCTACGATGGACATTACGGCGTTTGTACTCGTGTTCCCTCCGACGGAGGAGGATGATCCGTTTGCCGTGCTTCCGTACTTCTGGATTCCCGAGGAGAATATCGACCTGCGTGTACAGCGCGACCATGTTCCCTATGACGTGTGGGAGAGGCAGGGCTACCTGCAAACGACAGAGGGAAATGTAGTTCACTACGGATTTATCGAGGCGTTCATTGAGCGACTTGGTGAGAAGTACAACATTCGCGAGATTGCCTTCGACCGCTGGGGCGCAGTGCAGATGGTACAGAATCTCGAAGGGATGGGCTTCACCGTTGTTCCATTCGGGCAGGGCTTCAAGGATATGAGTCCGCCGACCAAGGAGCTGATGAAGCTGACCTTGGAAAAGAAAATAGCGCACGGCGGGAATCCCGTCATGCGCTGGATGGCAGACAACATCTTCATTCGCACTGACCCTGCGGGGAACATCAAGGCGGACAAGGAGAAGTCCACCGAGAAGATCGACGGCGTAATTGCCCTCATCATGGCTCTGGATCGTGCGATTCGCTGTGGGAATGATACCTCCGCGTCTGTTTATGATGAGCGAGGAATTTTGTTGCTCTGA
- a CDS encoding DUF1492 domain-containing protein → MTAKEYLSQAWNIDRRINDKVAHVSRLRDMATNVSTVISDMPKSPSPNNQRMETIIARLTDTEDEINADIDRLINLKLEIMNTIWQIEDENAQMVLERRYHSFKSWEDIAADMSVSIRWVHKIHAKALDEVEKILEKRQQSSSEFT, encoded by the coding sequence ATGACGGCAAAAGAGTATCTGAGTCAGGCATGGAACATTGACCGACGCATCAATGATAAGGTCGCCCATGTGTCGCGGTTGCGTGACATGGCAACAAATGTGAGCACCGTCATCAGCGACATGCCAAAGAGTCCAAGTCCGAATAATCAGCGGATGGAGACCATCATTGCGCGGCTGACTGACACGGAAGATGAGATCAATGCAGACATCGACCGTCTGATCAATCTGAAACTCGAGATCATGAATACGATCTGGCAGATTGAGGACGAAAACGCTCAGATGGTACTAGAGCGTCGCTACCACAGCTTCAAATCGTGGGAAGATATTGCAGCGGATATGAGCGTCAGCATTCGGTGGGTACACAAGATTCATGCGAAGGCACTGGATGAAGTTGAAAAAATTTTAGAAAAAAGACAGCAGAGTTCATCCGAGTTCACATAA
- a CDS encoding N-acetylmuramoyl-L-alanine amidase family protein, which yields MRVFLNPGHAPDGNPDPGAYGYGLRECDVAKSVADLAADYLSAAGVEVVGCLQSDSLHEVVSASNCADADVFISIHCNAYNGMAQGTEVWHYYGSGEGEKLAQCIQNQIVDALGTLDRGIKAAKPGVNGLYVLSNTDAVAVLVELAFIDHASDAELLRSRQDEFARAIARGVTDYEGAC from the coding sequence ATGCGTGTGTTTTTGAATCCGGGTCATGCACCAGACGGAAATCCCGACCCCGGCGCGTACGGCTATGGACTGCGTGAGTGCGATGTGGCAAAGAGTGTCGCCGATCTTGCGGCGGACTATTTGAGTGCCGCAGGCGTTGAGGTGGTTGGCTGTCTCCAATCCGACAGCCTCCATGAAGTCGTATCGGCTTCCAACTGTGCGGATGCCGATGTGTTTATCTCCATCCACTGTAATGCCTATAACGGCATGGCACAGGGGACAGAGGTTTGGCACTACTACGGAAGCGGCGAGGGGGAGAAGCTGGCACAGTGCATCCAGAACCAGATTGTGGATGCGCTCGGAACTTTGGATCGTGGAATCAAAGCCGCAAAGCCCGGTGTCAACGGCTTGTATGTTTTGAGCAACACAGATGCGGTCGCTGTGCTTGTGGAGCTTGCGTTTATTGACCATGCGAGTGACGCAGAATTGCTCCGCAGCCGGCAGGATGAATTTGCCCGCGCCATTGCGCGTGGGGTAACGGACTATGAAGGAGCGTGTTGA
- a CDS encoding phage major capsid protein, with translation MDKIMAMREKRAEMWEQAKQFLASHEKDGRLTAEDAKAYEQMENEVLALGKDIERMERQAILDAQLAKPVTAAITNMPGAGAGLPPEKTGRASEGYRSAMLKALRTNFRQVENVLQEGVDANGGYLVPEEYDQRLIDVLSEENVLRPLATVITTSGEHKINIAATKPAASWIEEGAQLTFGEATFDQIVLDAHKLHVAVKVTEELLYDNAFKLENYLIEQFGKALGNAEEDAFLNGDGTHKPKGLLISAKTSVTTTAADLKADELVTLVYSLKRPYRKNAAFIVNDQTLASIRKLKDANGAYFWQPSYQMGEPDRLLGYPVYSSAYMPAIAAGKTVIAFGDYSYYNIGDRGTRSLQELKELFAGNGMVGYVMKERVDGKLVLEEAVQTLKMKG, from the coding sequence ATGGATAAGATCATGGCAATGCGCGAGAAGCGTGCAGAAATGTGGGAACAGGCAAAGCAGTTTCTGGCTTCTCACGAAAAGGACGGTCGTCTTACGGCAGAGGATGCCAAGGCGTATGAGCAGATGGAGAATGAGGTGCTCGCACTCGGCAAGGACATCGAGCGCATGGAGCGTCAGGCGATCCTCGACGCGCAGCTTGCAAAGCCTGTGACAGCGGCAATTACCAACATGCCGGGGGCAGGTGCAGGATTGCCTCCTGAAAAGACAGGGCGTGCAAGTGAAGGCTATCGCTCGGCAATGCTCAAAGCACTTCGCACGAATTTCCGGCAGGTGGAGAATGTTCTGCAGGAAGGCGTGGATGCAAACGGCGGCTATCTCGTTCCCGAGGAATACGATCAGCGTCTGATCGACGTACTCAGCGAAGAGAACGTCCTGCGTCCGCTTGCGACGGTGATTACCACGAGCGGGGAGCACAAGATCAACATTGCCGCTACAAAGCCTGCGGCATCGTGGATTGAGGAGGGGGCACAGCTCACCTTTGGTGAGGCGACCTTTGACCAGATTGTCCTCGATGCGCACAAACTCCACGTTGCAGTCAAGGTGACGGAGGAACTGCTCTACGACAATGCCTTCAAGCTCGAAAACTACCTCATCGAGCAGTTCGGCAAGGCACTGGGCAACGCCGAGGAGGATGCGTTTCTCAATGGCGATGGGACGCACAAGCCGAAGGGGCTTCTCATTTCGGCAAAGACATCCGTCACTACGACGGCGGCAGACCTCAAGGCGGATGAACTTGTGACGCTCGTCTACAGCCTCAAGCGTCCCTACCGCAAGAATGCGGCATTCATCGTCAATGACCAGACGCTTGCAAGCATCCGCAAACTCAAGGATGCGAACGGAGCGTATTTCTGGCAGCCGTCGTACCAGATGGGCGAACCCGACCGTCTGCTCGGCTACCCAGTGTACTCCTCGGCATATATGCCGGCTATTGCAGCAGGCAAGACCGTCATCGCATTCGGTGACTACTCCTACTACAACATCGGGGATCGCGGCACCCGCTCCCTGCAGGAACTCAAGGAGCTGTTTGCAGGCAACGGTATGGTCGGATATGTCATGAAGGAGCGCGTGGACGGGAAGCTCGTGCTCGAAGAGGCTGTGCAGACGCTCAAGATGAAGGGCTGA
- a CDS encoding HNH endonuclease signature motif containing protein, producing MPRKPKRPCRMMGCPNLTDRKSCYCEEHEKMMQRHYDHFTRGYDQHARYGSAWRRIRDRHLSGHPLCEMCKEQGRYVLATLVHHIKPLSEGGTHDEGNLMSLCVSCHERIHQRGSGDR from the coding sequence ATGCCGAGAAAGCCGAAGCGTCCCTGTCGCATGATGGGATGTCCGAACCTTACAGACCGAAAAAGCTGCTACTGTGAGGAGCACGAGAAAATGATGCAGCGGCACTATGACCACTTCACGCGCGGGTATGATCAGCACGCCAGATATGGCAGCGCATGGCGCAGGATTCGTGACAGACACTTGTCGGGGCATCCGCTCTGTGAGATGTGCAAAGAGCAGGGCAGATATGTCCTTGCGACGCTCGTCCATCATATCAAGCCGCTTTCTGAGGGTGGCACACATGACGAAGGCAACTTGATGTCGCTCTGCGTATCGTGTCATGAGCGGATTCACCAACGTGGCAGTGGCGACCGCTAG
- a CDS encoding virulence protein has product MKVNYNIQKEERKAMVGIVSKALGIKSAYCGAPSFSYKVGAFEITKEGSLCFDDSLDEATVARVRTTLREAGFMSEDWENEASYADTGADDPIQTGASVEDPSEVDPAEDKLAPTETPAEVTAMEEVVAATDEDSLSISLPRSFFTETALQNLDALLLSKGRLIRHAFDIQEATYTLEGDRITFAWLHGTITDETAKAYAEFISKLCLMARTQKRVTAKEKIVDNEKYAFRCFLLRLGMIGNAYKQSRKILLQNLTGSSAFKSGHRKEAEHHAISE; this is encoded by the coding sequence ATGAAGGTCAATTACAACATCCAGAAGGAAGAGCGCAAGGCGATGGTCGGGATCGTCAGCAAGGCACTGGGCATCAAGTCCGCTTATTGCGGTGCACCGAGCTTTTCCTACAAGGTCGGCGCATTCGAGATCACGAAGGAGGGCAGCCTTTGCTTCGACGATTCCCTTGACGAAGCAACCGTTGCGCGTGTGCGCACGACACTGCGCGAGGCGGGCTTCATGTCCGAGGATTGGGAGAACGAGGCTTCCTACGCGGACACAGGAGCAGATGATCCGATCCAGACGGGGGCGTCAGTGGAAGATCCTAGCGAAGTTGATCCGGCAGAGGATAAGCTGGCACCAACAGAAACGCCGGCAGAAGTTACTGCGATGGAGGAAGTCGTCGCAGCAACCGATGAGGACAGCCTTTCCATCAGTCTTCCGCGCAGCTTTTTCACTGAGACGGCACTGCAGAATCTCGATGCACTCCTCCTGAGCAAGGGGAGACTTATCCGTCACGCCTTTGACATTCAGGAAGCGACCTACACGCTGGAGGGCGACCGCATCACTTTCGCATGGCTGCATGGCACGATTACCGACGAGACGGCAAAGGCATACGCCGAGTTCATCAGCAAGCTCTGCCTGATGGCGCGGACGCAGAAGCGCGTCACGGCAAAGGAGAAGATTGTGGACAACGAGAAATACGCATTCCGCTGCTTCCTCCTGCGTCTTGGCATGATCGGAAACGCCTACAAACAGTCGCGTAAGATTCTCCTGCAGAACCTCACGGGCAGCAGCGCGTTCAAGAGCGGACATCGGAAGGAGGCTGAGCATCATGCGATTTCCGAGTAG
- a CDS encoding head maturation protease, ClpP-related gives MKRKFWNWVRNEGEKRVLLLDGEISDETWWGDEVTPQMFRAELNAAEGDIDLWINSPGGDCYAAAQIYNMLMEYPGEVTVKIDGIAASAASVVAMAGSTVEISPLGMLMIHNPMTVSIGDTHEMERTITFLAEIKESIINAYEIKTGLSRAKISRLMDAETWMNAKKAVELGFADSVLYADVQRPMTDTADGLIFSRAAVTNSLLSKFGQGTQNTNVDAEPFKKRLFSISH, from the coding sequence ATGAAACGTAAATTTTGGAACTGGGTACGGAACGAGGGAGAGAAGCGTGTCTTGCTCCTGGACGGTGAGATTTCGGACGAAACGTGGTGGGGAGATGAGGTCACACCTCAGATGTTTCGCGCTGAACTGAACGCCGCCGAGGGAGATATTGACCTCTGGATCAACTCACCCGGCGGAGACTGTTATGCGGCGGCGCAAATCTACAATATGCTCATGGAGTATCCCGGCGAGGTCACGGTCAAGATTGACGGGATTGCCGCTTCTGCCGCATCCGTTGTGGCGATGGCAGGATCAACCGTTGAGATTTCACCCTTGGGGATGTTGATGATCCACAACCCGATGACTGTTTCCATCGGAGACACGCACGAGATGGAGCGGACAATCACATTCCTTGCCGAGATCAAGGAGAGCATCATCAACGCCTACGAGATCAAGACAGGACTTTCCCGTGCGAAGATTTCACGGCTGATGGATGCCGAGACGTGGATGAACGCAAAGAAAGCCGTGGAACTCGGCTTCGCGGATTCCGTTCTCTATGCGGACGTTCAGCGTCCTATGACGGATACGGCAGACGGGCTGATCTTCTCCCGCGCCGCCGTCACAAACTCCCTGCTCTCGAAATTCGGGCAGGGAACGCAAAATACTAATGTCGATGCAGAGCCGTTTAAGAAGCGGCTCTTTTCTATTTCACATTAA
- a CDS encoding prevent-host-death protein has translation MKLEHIQNELKNHVGDFVRTEAKEATVLWLHEKGLPAAREVSAAYTAALRESAEKETGWCRFRDRIFLPLVIDGAIWMTGKMLERMTAPRSVK, from the coding sequence ATGAAACTGGAACACATTCAAAACGAACTGAAGAATCATGTGGGAGATTTCGTGCGGACGGAGGCAAAGGAAGCGACCGTCCTCTGGCTGCATGAGAAAGGACTCCCGGCAGCGCGTGAAGTATCGGCGGCATATACGGCAGCACTTCGTGAGAGCGCCGAGAAGGAGACGGGATGGTGCAGATTCCGCGACCGCATATTCCTGCCGCTCGTCATCGACGGGGCAATCTGGATGACGGGCAAGATGCTTGAGCGCATGACCGCACCACGTTCTGTGAAATGA
- a CDS encoding P27 family phage terminase small subunit has translation MARDGTNRGGRRIRAGDKPEALADKIAGGRMAHIMEFPMTELDGTDLVDAADLYGEEMPTPSEFLSARQRNGKPLGADEIFRETWLWLKERGCERLVNPRLIESYAQAFARFIQCEEAMSQYGLIGKHPTTGGAIASPFVQMGQAFQKQSNLLWYEMFDIVKQNCTTTFVGSPQEDRMERLLRSRK, from the coding sequence ATGGCGCGTGACGGAACAAATCGCGGAGGACGACGCATCCGGGCGGGAGACAAACCTGAAGCACTCGCAGACAAAATCGCAGGCGGGCGCATGGCGCACATCATGGAGTTCCCCATGACAGAACTGGACGGCACAGACCTTGTGGATGCCGCCGATCTCTACGGCGAGGAGATGCCAACGCCGAGCGAGTTCCTGTCTGCACGGCAACGCAACGGCAAACCGCTCGGTGCGGATGAGATTTTCCGCGAAACGTGGTTGTGGCTAAAGGAGCGTGGCTGTGAGCGGCTTGTGAATCCTCGCCTCATTGAAAGCTATGCGCAGGCATTCGCCCGCTTCATTCAGTGTGAGGAGGCAATGAGTCAATACGGGCTTATTGGCAAGCATCCAACCACAGGCGGGGCGATTGCAAGCCCTTTTGTTCAAATGGGACAGGCGTTTCAGAAGCAGTCCAATCTGCTCTGGTATGAGATGTTCGACATTGTAAAGCAGAACTGCACGACTACATTCGTCGGCTCGCCGCAGGAGGATCGAATGGAGCGGTTGCTGCGCTCGAGGAAGTAA
- a CDS encoding HNH endonuclease, which produces MAVFYVFQGETYNEECSGGYVWSPQRNKSGKNNAGYTTMTHVKKGDFILHNSNTKIMAISIAQVDCYEAMQPAALKAANTSVDWDNEGYRIDTSYFTFDTPLKITNYKEWFSQHYQKDSAFMVSGRGKQQYMCHLAPEHAVFILEKAAAIQKETGLLKTIQAALTEILGDKDPEYNVIEQEEINSLLDDETEPPEWSGEMAPQETTTSSTTGRELPKRDPKRAADALKRAGYICEVNAEDRIFLRKNGKGYTEPHHLIPISRYKDFNYSLDVMENIVSLCSHCHNLLHYGRFEDKEPILEKLYYERIEALRKCGLDLSLDQLKEYYR; this is translated from the coding sequence ATGGCTGTCTTTTATGTGTTTCAAGGGGAAACGTATAATGAAGAATGTTCTGGAGGATATGTATGGTCCCCGCAAAGAAATAAATCCGGTAAAAATAATGCTGGCTATACAACGATGACGCATGTAAAAAAAGGAGATTTTATTCTACATAACTCAAACACAAAGATTATGGCAATCAGTATTGCTCAGGTCGATTGTTATGAAGCGATGCAACCAGCGGCACTAAAAGCAGCAAATACATCTGTAGATTGGGATAACGAAGGGTATCGGATCGATACAAGTTACTTCACTTTTGATACACCTCTAAAAATTACCAACTATAAAGAATGGTTCAGCCAGCATTACCAAAAAGACAGTGCGTTCATGGTCAGTGGAAGAGGCAAGCAACAGTACATGTGTCACCTTGCACCTGAACATGCAGTATTTATTCTTGAGAAAGCTGCTGCAATTCAAAAGGAGACGGGCCTACTTAAAACGATTCAAGCCGCATTAACAGAAATTCTAGGCGATAAAGATCCTGAATATAATGTCATAGAGCAAGAAGAGATCAACAGCTTACTTGACGATGAAACAGAGCCCCCTGAATGGTCCGGTGAAATGGCCCCACAGGAAACTACAACATCATCCACGACAGGAAGGGAGCTGCCAAAAAGAGATCCAAAACGAGCAGCCGATGCATTAAAGCGTGCTGGCTATATTTGTGAAGTAAATGCTGAGGATAGAATCTTCCTAAGAAAAAATGGCAAGGGTTATACTGAGCCACATCATCTCATCCCTATTAGCAGATACAAAGATTTTAACTATAGTCTGGATGTAATGGAAAACATTGTATCTCTTTGTAGCCATTGTCATAATTTGCTTCATTATGGTAGATTCGAGGATAAAGAACCTATTTTGGAGAAGCTATATTATGAGCGCATTGAAGCCCTTAGAAAATGTGGCCTTGACTTAAGTTTGGATCAGCTAAAGGAGTATTATCGATAA
- a CDS encoding DUF5049 domain-containing protein, whose product MNEKVFAQIMDIRESGRVNMFDVPVVQRMAFEMGFYELVCFIEEDRAAYVRFILTGEK is encoded by the coding sequence ATGAATGAGAAAGTTTTCGCACAGATCATGGACATCCGCGAGAGCGGACGGGTGAATATGTTCGACGTCCCCGTTGTTCAGCGGATGGCGTTTGAGATGGGATTCTACGAACTGGTCTGCTTCATCGAGGAAGACCGTGCGGCGTATGTACGGTTTATCCTCACGGGTGAAAAATAG
- a CDS encoding DUF4314 domain-containing protein: MRFPSREQITALRQRYPRGTKVELLGMDDPQAPPTGTMGEILGVDDAGQLLVRWETGSSLSLIPGIDSFRIVQKGGRS, translated from the coding sequence ATGCGATTTCCGAGTAGAGAGCAGATCACCGCACTGCGGCAGAGATATCCACGCGGGACAAAGGTGGAACTCCTCGGAATGGACGATCCGCAAGCCCCTCCGACAGGAACGATGGGCGAGATTCTGGGCGTTGATGATGCGGGACAGCTTCTTGTTCGGTGGGAGACAGGATCGTCACTCAGCCTGATCCCCGGCATAGACTCCTTCCGCATCGTACAGAAAGGCGGCAGGTCATGA
- a CDS encoding phage portal protein, with the protein MNLFSKLFRSRDKPRNHLGGLSFLFGQTAAGKAVNERTAMQTTAVYACVRILAESIAGLPLHVYAYQGQGKERVPEHPLYFLLHDAPNPEMTSFVFRETLMSHLLLWGNAYAQILRDGRGRVLGLYPLLPDKMEVSRDSRTCELYYTYTRSTEENPNFADKGQIRLRREDVLHIPGLGFDGLVGYSPIAMAKNAIGIALATEEYGAAFFKNGARPGGVLEHPGVLKDPSKLRESWHAVYGGTMNTGKIAVLEEGVKYQQIAIPPEEAQFLETRKFQIDEIARLYRVPPHMVGDLEKSSFSNIEQQSLEFVKYTLNPWVVRWEQSLQKALLTDKERKDYFIRFNVDGLLRGDYKSRMEGYAIGRQNGWLSANDIRSLEDMNPIEAEEGGDLYLINGNMTKLRDAGLFAARQKGVSDET; encoded by the coding sequence ATGAATCTATTCAGCAAACTCTTCCGTTCGCGGGACAAGCCCAGAAATCATCTTGGCGGCTTGTCCTTTTTGTTTGGGCAGACTGCGGCGGGCAAGGCGGTCAACGAGCGAACGGCAATGCAGACAACGGCAGTTTATGCTTGTGTGCGCATCCTCGCCGAATCCATCGCAGGGTTGCCGCTCCATGTTTATGCCTACCAAGGGCAGGGCAAGGAGCGTGTGCCGGAGCATCCGCTGTACTTCCTGCTTCACGATGCGCCGAATCCCGAAATGACGAGTTTCGTCTTTCGTGAGACGCTTATGTCGCATCTCCTCCTGTGGGGGAATGCTTACGCACAAATTTTGCGGGATGGCAGAGGACGTGTCCTTGGACTCTATCCGCTCCTTCCGGACAAGATGGAGGTCAGCCGCGACAGCCGCACGTGCGAACTCTACTACACCTACACGAGAAGTACGGAGGAGAATCCAAACTTTGCGGATAAGGGGCAGATTCGGCTGCGGCGTGAGGATGTGCTGCATATTCCGGGACTCGGCTTTGACGGACTTGTGGGTTATTCACCCATCGCTATGGCAAAGAATGCCATCGGCATTGCTCTTGCGACGGAGGAATATGGTGCGGCGTTCTTCAAAAACGGTGCGCGTCCGGGCGGTGTTTTGGAGCATCCCGGTGTCCTCAAAGACCCGTCGAAGCTCCGTGAGAGCTGGCACGCCGTCTACGGCGGTACGATGAACACGGGAAAGATCGCTGTCCTCGAGGAGGGCGTGAAGTATCAGCAGATTGCCATTCCGCCCGAGGAGGCGCAGTTCCTTGAGACGAGAAAGTTTCAGATCGACGAGATTGCTCGGCTCTACCGTGTGCCGCCGCATATGGTCGGAGATTTGGAGAAATCTTCGTTTTCCAACATCGAGCAGCAGTCTTTGGAGTTCGTAAAGTACACCTTGAATCCGTGGGTGGTTCGATGGGAGCAGTCGCTGCAGAAAGCACTGCTGACGGACAAGGAGCGGAAGGATTACTTCATCCGCTTCAACGTCGATGGATTACTGCGCGGGGACTACAAGAGCCGTATGGAGGGATACGCCATCGGGCGGCAGAACGGATGGCTCTCCGCGAACGACATCCGCAGTCTTGAGGACATGAATCCCATCGAAGCGGAGGAGGGCGGCGATCTGTACCTTATCAACGGAAATATGACAAAACTGAGGGACGCAGGGCTGTTTGCCGCTAGGCAGAAGGGAGTAAGTGATGAAACGTAA
- a CDS encoding site-specific DNA-methyltransferase, producing the protein MNKTTSEMKLVPIGKLVPYANNARTHSPEQINKLRGSLREFGFVSPVIIDKDYGILAGHGRVAAARAEGMENVPCVFVDHLTEAQKKAYILADNRFALDAGWDEDMLRVEMEALQGMDFDIALTGFDEAEIADLLSLDDGEAQEDDFDVEAELQKPCVARSGDVWHLGKHRVICGDSTLPETYERLLGSEKVNLVCTDPPYFVALESSSGKIKNDDLNDKDAYEFLKSAFTAFHSAMATDASIYVFYATAKARIFHDAYEDAGFKVGAGLVWKKDRLVLTRTDWKYIHEPIIWGWRKDGRHRWYGDQKQTTVFAFDRIKDSKKDGCGHPSSKPVPLIAYLIKQCTQTNGIVLDGFLGSASTLIACDQLGRICYGVELEPKFVDVAVERYIQSKDGNAEDVFLERDGERIPYVDVPKPKEEA; encoded by the coding sequence TTGAACAAAACAACATCGGAGATGAAGCTCGTTCCGATTGGCAAACTCGTACCGTATGCAAACAATGCACGGACGCACTCGCCTGAGCAGATCAACAAGCTGCGCGGAAGTTTGCGGGAGTTCGGATTCGTGAGTCCCGTCATCATCGACAAGGACTACGGCATTCTCGCAGGACACGGTCGTGTCGCGGCGGCGCGGGCAGAGGGCATGGAAAATGTGCCATGCGTTTTCGTCGATCATCTGACGGAAGCACAGAAGAAGGCGTACATCCTCGCAGACAACCGCTTCGCACTCGACGCAGGGTGGGACGAAGATATGCTGCGCGTCGAGATGGAAGCCCTGCAAGGCATGGACTTCGACATCGCACTCACGGGCTTCGACGAAGCCGAGATTGCCGATCTGCTCTCTCTGGATGATGGCGAGGCGCAGGAAGATGACTTCGACGTGGAGGCAGAACTGCAGAAGCCTTGTGTTGCTCGGTCGGGTGATGTCTGGCATCTCGGAAAGCACCGTGTCATCTGCGGAGATTCCACACTGCCGGAGACGTACGAGCGTCTGCTCGGCAGTGAGAAGGTCAACCTTGTCTGCACGGACCCGCCTTATTTTGTGGCTCTGGAAAGTTCCTCCGGGAAAATCAAGAATGACGATCTAAATGACAAGGATGCCTACGAGTTCCTGAAATCCGCCTTTACCGCCTTCCACTCGGCGATGGCAACGGACGCTTCCATCTACGTTTTCTACGCAACAGCAAAAGCCCGCATCTTTCATGACGCTTATGAGGATGCGGGCTTTAAAGTTGGCGCAGGTCTGGTGTGGAAGAAAGATCGTCTTGTCCTTACGCGCACGGATTGGAAGTACATTCACGAGCCGATCATCTGGGGATGGAGGAAGGACGGGCGGCACAGATGGTATGGCGATCAGAAGCAGACCACCGTCTTTGCATTCGACCGCATTAAGGACTCGAAGAAGGACGGCTGCGGTCATCCGTCCTCGAAGCCTGTGCCGCTTATTGCGTATCTCATTAAGCAGTGTACGCAGACGAATGGCATCGTTCTCGACGGCTTCCTCGGTTCTGCCTCAACGCTGATTGCTTGCGACCAGTTGGGGCGTATCTGCTACGGTGTGGAGCTTGAGCCGAAGTTTGTGGATGTCGCCGTCGAGCGGTACATCCAGAGCAAGGACGGCAATGCAGAAGATGTGTTTTTGGAACGTGATGGTGAGCGCATTCCGTATGTGGATGTGCCGAAACCAAAGGAGGAAGCATAA